Proteins from a single region of Bacteroidia bacterium:
- a CDS encoding DUF1566 domain-containing protein: MKKLFTIIAAIIFTFNVFAQAPQKISYQAVIRNSSNTLVTNTQVGMQISILQGTTPIYSETQTPTTNANGLVSIEIGTGFGFDTISWAYGPYFIKTETDPLGGTTYSITGTTQIMSVPYALHAKTAENISGTIIEKQGVGLGELISTNYRIQPISPSLIYRGKLYDNNYQPLNGIFSFTTRVYLTQIGGTPIWQHTYSVPVINGVFNIDLTSSGSNIEASLINNQVFYEFSINADPAMTPRNKFEMVANAINSSFIEWNNIGGTPTFSQVATSGDYNDLINTPVGTAPGQMLYWNGTAWVYITSGLNGQILKYKNGIPTWSDGNIKDLNIGDSYQGGIIAYFLQPGDPGYDVNIRHGIIAAISDESATEWGCFGTDITGAGGIILGTGNQNTIDIVTGCPTAGIAAEVCANLTIGSYSDWYLPSSDELNKLYLNQNLIGGFYVGSFNFYWSSTETSATDAKVVDFNTGGQTNRTKSNATRFRAIRSF; the protein is encoded by the coding sequence ATGAAAAAACTATTTACAATTATAGCAGCAATTATATTTACATTTAATGTTTTTGCACAAGCGCCTCAAAAAATAAGCTATCAGGCAGTAATCAGAAATAGCAGTAACACTCTAGTAACAAACACACAAGTAGGCATGCAAATAAGTATTTTGCAAGGAACAACACCTATTTACAGTGAAACACAAACCCCAACTACTAATGCAAATGGATTAGTAAGTATTGAAATAGGCACTGGTTTCGGGTTCGATACTATTAGCTGGGCTTACGGTCCATATTTTATAAAAACAGAAACCGATCCTTTGGGTGGAACAACATACTCGATTACTGGAACTACCCAGATAATGAGTGTTCCATATGCATTACATGCTAAAACTGCTGAAAATATTTCGGGCACCATAATTGAGAAACAAGGTGTTGGCTTGGGCGAATTAATTTCAACAAATTACAGAATTCAACCAATTTCTCCATCATTAATATATAGAGGAAAGTTATACGATAATAATTATCAACCTTTAAATGGGATATTTAGTTTTACAACCAGAGTATATCTTACACAGATAGGCGGAACTCCCATATGGCAGCATACTTATTCTGTTCCGGTTATTAATGGAGTTTTCAATATAGATTTAACCTCAAGTGGATCAAATATTGAAGCATCTTTAATTAACAATCAGGTTTTTTATGAATTTTCAATTAATGCTGATCCGGCAATGACGCCTCGCAATAAATTTGAAATGGTTGCGAATGCTATTAATTCAAGCTTTATCGAATGGAATAACATTGGCGGAACTCCAACATTTTCACAAGTTGCAACAAGTGGCGATTATAACGACTTAATTAACACACCAGTTGGAACTGCACCGGGCCAAATGCTTTATTGGAATGGAACTGCATGGGTATATATTACTTCTGGTTTAAACGGACAAATATTAAAATATAAAAATGGAATTCCAACATGGTCTGATGGTAACATTAAAGATTTGAATATTGGTGATAGTTATCAAGGTGGAATAATTGCATATTTTTTACAACCTGGCGATCCTGGTTACGATGTTAACATTCGTCACGGTATTATTGCTGCAATAAGCGATGAATCTGCTACAGAATGGGGTTGTTTTGGAACAGATATAACCGGAGCAGGAGGAATAATTTTAGGAACAGGAAATCAAAACACTATTGATATCGTGACCGGTTGCCCAACAGCTGGAATTGCTGCCGAAGTTTGTGCTAACTTAACAATAGGAAGTTATAGTGATTGGTATTTGCCAAGTAGTGATGAATTAAATAAACTTTATCTAAATCAAAATCTAATTGGAGGTTTTTATGTTGGATCATTCAACTTCTATTGGAGTTCTACAGAAACTTCAGCTACAGATGCAAAAGTTGTGGATTTTAACACTGGCGGGCAAACTAACCGTACTAAGTCGAATGCAACACGATTTCGCGCTATTCGTTCTTTTTAA
- a CDS encoding DUF2807 domain-containing protein has product MKNIFYFFAFVCLSIATISCIRPKIEGNYHVVSIDRPLSNFSEIVSEGSFDVYYSNDSINRVTIKAEENIIPYIETEIHGNSLVIKNDHFRRLETHFPIKVYVSSPDLTNVILSGSGSITADSINTQDLTIVLQGSGNITTESYTRLLKATITGSGDLYLSGHTSSGECNISGSGEISGYNIIQDTCFASISGSGSMKLQVIDYLNAEITGSGKIFYIGNPIVNTQISGSGKVIHQ; this is encoded by the coding sequence ATGAAAAACATTTTTTATTTTTTCGCTTTTGTGTGTCTTTCCATAGCAACAATATCTTGTATTCGTCCAAAAATTGAAGGGAACTACCATGTTGTTAGCATTGATCGACCACTTTCTAATTTTTCTGAAATTGTTTCTGAAGGAAGTTTTGATGTATATTATTCCAACGATTCTATAAATAGAGTTACCATTAAGGCTGAAGAAAATATTATACCTTATATTGAAACAGAAATTCACGGAAATAGTTTAGTTATAAAAAATGATCATTTCAGAAGACTTGAAACACATTTTCCGATTAAGGTTTATGTAAGCTCACCAGATTTGACTAATGTTATTTTATCCGGGTCAGGTTCAATAACTGCTGATAGCATAAACACACAAGACTTAACAATTGTTCTACAAGGTTCTGGAAACATAACCACAGAATCATATACCCGACTATTAAAAGCAACCATCACAGGCTCTGGCGATCTTTATCTTTCAGGGCATACTTCATCAGGAGAGTGCAATATTTCAGGCTCAGGCGAAATTAGCGGGTATAACATTATTCAAGATACGTGCTTTGCAAGTATTTCGGGGTCAGGCTCTATGAAGTTACAGGTTATTGACTATTTAAACGCAGAGATTACAGGCAGTGGTAAAATATTTTATATTGGCAATCCTATTGTAAACACACAGATATCTGGTTCAGGAAAAGTAATTCATCAATAA
- a CDS encoding RNA polymerase sigma factor, producing MFNISYRMLNNKSDAEDMLQEVFTDIFTRIHTFRFDSTIGAWIKRITVNKCINEINRKKTNLNFVEDISVFDKGVNDEEENIPLSVDNVKNAMEQLPNGSRIIFSLYLLEGYDHEEISQILNISESTSKTQYMRAKQKVKELLKPQLYETR from the coding sequence ATGTTCAATATTTCCTACAGAATGTTAAATAATAAAAGCGATGCCGAGGACATGCTTCAGGAAGTATTTACAGATATTTTTACCCGTATACACACATTTAGATTCGACTCAACTATTGGAGCCTGGATAAAGCGTATTACAGTTAATAAATGCATTAATGAAATTAACCGCAAAAAAACTAATTTAAATTTTGTTGAAGATATTTCAGTTTTTGATAAGGGCGTAAATGATGAAGAAGAAAACATTCCATTATCGGTGGACAATGTAAAAAACGCAATGGAACAATTACCAAATGGAAGCCGAATTATTTTTTCACTTTATTTACTTGAAGGGTATGACCACGAAGAGATAAGTCAGATTTTAAACATAAGCGAATCTACCTCCAAAACTCAATATATGAGAGCCAAACAAAAAGTAAAAGAACTTTTAAAACCACAGTTATATGAAACAAGATAA
- the ribD gene encoding bifunctional diaminohydroxyphosphoribosylaminopyrimidine deaminase/5-amino-6-(5-phosphoribosylamino)uracil reductase RibD, with amino-acid sequence MNIDQKFMQRCIELAEMGLGNTAPNPLVGCVIVHEHKIIGEGFHQQFGGPHAEVNAINSVKNKELLKNSTLYVTLEPCSHYGKTPPCADLIVKMGIPRVVISAEDPFPKVAGKGIEILKNAGINVQTGVLKEEYEFVNRRFFTFLKKQRPYIILKWAQTKDGFIDVERTDEKPKITWITNDTCRTLVHKWRSEEQAILIGTNTAINDNPELTVRSWTGKNPLRIVIDQNNILSKNLKVFNNKAQTLIITENIQTNKSEKNIENVRMSFNENLVESILNELYKRNIQSVIIEGGAQTLNTFICKNIWDEARVFTGDITFGKGLSAPILNKEPISTEMILESKLQVYKNI; translated from the coding sequence ATGAACATCGACCAAAAATTTATGCAACGTTGCATTGAACTTGCAGAAATGGGTTTAGGGAATACTGCTCCAAATCCATTGGTTGGTTGTGTAATTGTTCATGAACATAAAATTATTGGTGAAGGTTTTCATCAGCAATTTGGTGGACCGCATGCAGAGGTAAATGCAATTAATTCAGTTAAAAACAAAGAATTACTTAAAAACTCTACACTTTACGTTACGCTTGAGCCGTGCTCACATTATGGAAAAACTCCGCCATGTGCCGATTTAATTGTAAAAATGGGAATTCCGCGAGTGGTAATTTCTGCAGAAGATCCTTTTCCAAAAGTAGCAGGTAAAGGAATTGAAATTTTAAAAAATGCAGGAATAAATGTTCAAACAGGAGTTTTAAAAGAAGAATATGAATTTGTGAATCGAAGATTTTTCACTTTTTTAAAAAAACAACGGCCATATATTATTTTAAAGTGGGCACAAACTAAAGATGGATTTATTGATGTTGAAAGAACTGATGAGAAGCCGAAAATAACATGGATTACAAATGATACCTGTAGAACATTAGTTCACAAATGGCGGTCGGAAGAGCAGGCAATATTAATTGGAACTAATACTGCAATTAATGATAACCCCGAATTAACAGTAAGGTCGTGGACAGGTAAAAATCCATTGCGAATTGTTATTGATCAGAATAATATTCTTTCAAAAAATCTTAAGGTTTTTAACAATAAAGCTCAAACGCTAATTATTACTGAAAATATTCAGACAAATAAATCTGAAAAAAACATTGAAAATGTAAGAATGTCTTTTAACGAAAATCTTGTCGAAAGCATTTTAAACGAGCTCTATAAAAGAAATATACAGTCGGTAATTATCGAAGGAGGAGCGCAGACTTTAAACACTTTTATTTGTAAAAATATTTGGGATGAAGCCAGAGTTTTTACTGGTGATATAACATTTGGCAAGGGATTATCTGCACCAATTCTTAACAAAGAGCCTATTTCTACAGAAATGATACTGGAAAGTAAGCTGCAGGTATATAAAAATATATAA
- a CDS encoding T9SS type A sorting domain-containing protein has translation MKIRILLRAIIVTLLISESLQAQEIHQSLNCSGGEAIGSGGSVSYSFGQTTYTTNNGITGSIAQGIQQPFEISTVTNLNDNNEIILEMLAYPNPTTNFLQLKTSNYNNENIIYQLTDVNGKLIETKKIENNITNIVMENLTPANYFLTVFINNKETKTFKIIKNK, from the coding sequence ATGAAAATAAGAATACTTTTAAGAGCAATAATAGTCACATTATTGATTTCAGAAAGCTTACAAGCTCAAGAAATTCATCAATCGTTAAATTGCTCTGGCGGAGAAGCCATTGGTTCAGGAGGATCTGTTAGTTATTCATTTGGTCAGACTACATATACTACAAATAATGGAATAACGGGTTCTATCGCTCAAGGGATACAACAACCATTCGAAATTTCAACTGTAACAAATCTTAATGATAATAATGAGATTATACTTGAAATGTTAGCATACCCAAATCCAACTACAAATTTTTTACAACTTAAAACTTCAAATTATAACAATGAAAACATAATTTATCAATTAACAGACGTTAACGGAAAATTAATAGAAACGAAAAAAATAGAAAATAATATTACAAATATTGTTATGGAAAATTTAACTCCAGCAAATTATTTTCTAACTGTTTTTATCAATAATAAAGAAACCAAAACATTTAAAATAATTAAAAACAAATAA
- a CDS encoding VOC family protein, with the protein MARVSTYLNFSRNTEEAFNYYKSIFGGEFGGGGVARFKDIPAQEGMPPLAKEDENLIMHIELPILGGHVLMATDAPESMGFVVNAGNNYNIMLEPDTKTETKKLFDALSKDGKVTMDLQMMFWGAYYGSCTDKFGIQWMFNCNEK; encoded by the coding sequence ATGGCAAGGGTTAGTACATACTTAAATTTTTCTCGCAATACCGAGGAAGCTTTCAACTATTATAAATCAATTTTTGGCGGAGAATTTGGTGGCGGTGGCGTTGCCAGGTTTAAAGACATTCCGGCACAAGAAGGAATGCCACCATTAGCTAAAGAAGACGAAAACCTGATTATGCATATTGAATTACCAATACTTGGGGGACATGTTTTAATGGCAACAGATGCTCCGGAATCAATGGGTTTTGTAGTTAATGCCGGGAATAATTATAACATTATGCTGGAACCTGACACAAAAACAGAAACCAAAAAATTATTTGATGCATTATCAAAAGATGGTAAAGTTACAATGGATTTACAAATGATGTTCTGGGGAGCATATTATGGCAGTTGTACCGATAAGTTTGGAATTCAATGGATGTTTAATTGTAATGAAAAATAA
- a CDS encoding RecX family transcriptional regulator, producing MFWCSRREMCCSEVKLRLQKAEVDETSIKKIIAKLIEENFINEERFVKAFIHDKLEYQKWGLAKIKNALYLKNIPAELISEAISGLDKEAYLKKLTEIALHKLKFIKAENDFLRDQKLLRFLASKGVSADDAFKIINIIKSKK from the coding sequence ATGTTTTGGTGCAGCCGCCGCGAAATGTGTTGCAGTGAAGTTAAACTACGTTTGCAAAAAGCAGAGGTTGACGAAACCTCTATTAAAAAAATTATTGCTAAGCTTATTGAGGAAAACTTCATAAACGAAGAACGTTTTGTTAAGGCATTTATACATGACAAATTAGAATACCAAAAGTGGGGTCTGGCTAAAATTAAAAATGCATTATATCTTAAAAATATTCCGGCAGAACTAATTTCTGAAGCAATTTCGGGATTAGATAAAGAAGCTTATCTCAAAAAACTTACAGAAATCGCATTGCATAAATTAAAATTTATTAAAGCCGAAAATGATTTTTTACGAGATCAGAAACTATTGCGCTTTTTAGCATCTAAAGGAGTTTCGGCAGATGATGCATTTAAAATAATTAATATTATTAAATCAAAAAAATAA
- a CDS encoding VOC family protein: MGNPIIPCLWFDNQAEEAVNFYVSVFKNSKIESISRYGKEGFEIHRQKEGTVLTANFQINGQSFVALNGGPLFKFTEAVSFQVFCDTQEEIDHYWEMLTKDGGEESNCGWLKDKYGLSWQIIPTILSKLLSDPAKAGRVTNAFLQMKKFDINKLMQA; this comes from the coding sequence ATGGGAAATCCAATAATACCATGCCTTTGGTTTGACAACCAGGCGGAGGAAGCAGTAAATTTTTATGTTTCAGTTTTTAAAAATTCTAAAATTGAAAGCATAAGTCGTTACGGAAAAGAAGGTTTTGAAATTCACAGACAAAAAGAAGGAACTGTTTTAACTGCAAATTTTCAAATAAACGGGCAATCATTTGTTGCATTAAATGGTGGACCTCTTTTTAAATTTACCGAAGCTGTATCGTTTCAGGTATTTTGTGATACCCAGGAAGAAATTGACCATTACTGGGAAATGCTTACAAAAGACGGTGGAGAAGAGAGTAATTGCGGATGGCTAAAAGATAAATACGGGTTATCATGGCAAATTATTCCAACTATACTTTCAAAGCTTTTGAGTGATCCTGCAAAAGCAGGCAGGGTAACAAATGCTTTTTTGCAAATGAAGAAATTTGATATCAATAAATTAATGCAAGCTTAA
- the prmC gene encoding peptide chain release factor N(5)-glutamine methyltransferase — protein sequence MSETINSYFNQLVNKLKTIYSDCESENIAFMTVEHVLNYSKFRYSENRSQPFPETKKEIWKAIEIRLLNSEPIQYVLGEADFFGLKFKVDNNVLIPRQETEELVQLILTEHKIEKIKLLDIGTGSGCIPVSLKKNRKNWDIYAIDISKGALKIATENAKINNAEITLLQDDICNSNSFNSEYKFNVIVSNPPYIPNKDVEIMHNNVKDFEPHLALFSPDDDPLIFYKHIAEFSKVHLEINGTLYVEIHEKFANEVSELFKNTGFNNITIINDINEKARIAKAKL from the coding sequence ATGTCTGAAACAATAAATTCATACTTTAATCAACTGGTAAACAAGTTAAAAACAATTTATTCGGATTGCGAATCTGAAAATATTGCTTTTATGACAGTTGAACATGTGCTAAATTACTCAAAATTCAGATACTCAGAAAATCGTTCGCAACCTTTTCCGGAAACAAAAAAAGAAATATGGAAAGCAATAGAAATAAGATTATTAAATTCAGAACCCATACAATATGTTTTAGGTGAAGCAGATTTTTTCGGCTTAAAGTTCAAGGTTGATAATAATGTACTTATTCCACGACAGGAAACTGAAGAACTTGTGCAATTAATTTTAACAGAACATAAAATTGAGAAAATAAAATTACTCGACATTGGAACAGGGAGTGGTTGTATTCCGGTTTCTTTAAAAAAGAACAGAAAAAACTGGGATATTTATGCAATAGATATTTCAAAAGGTGCTCTGAAAATTGCAACAGAAAATGCTAAAATAAATAATGCAGAAATAACCTTACTGCAAGATGATATTTGTAATTCAAACTCATTTAATTCTGAATATAAATTTAATGTGATAGTCAGTAATCCTCCTTATATTCCCAATAAAGACGTAGAAATAATGCACAATAATGTTAAGGATTTTGAACCACATTTAGCACTTTTCTCACCTGACGATGATCCATTGATATTTTACAAACATATTGCAGAATTTTCGAAAGTCCATTTGGAAATAAATGGAACTTTATATGTTGAGATACATGAAAAGTTTGCAAATGAAGTGTCTGAGTTATTTAAAAACACCGGATTTAACAATATAACTATTATTAATGACATAAACGAAAAAGCAAGAATTGCAAAAGCAAAATTATAA
- a CDS encoding right-handed parallel beta-helix repeat-containing protein — protein MKTIILSALLFITTLSCFAQTIIPGGNISGTWTLVGSPYLIQGSIQVPNDSTLSIEPGVTINFQGTYKLFVQGRIIAIGTSTDTIIFTAANTANGWRGIRFDNTPSTNDTSKFICCKLQYGKATGTATDVNGGAFYFNNFSKVLISNCNITDCMANGSGGGICCDNKCNPIITNNTILNNTANNASGGGICCFLSSPTISNNTISNNQADNYGGGIYCYDNSNPTILNNTISNNTAANNGYGGGIYCEQSNPTISNNTISGNITSYGGGIYSFYSNPNISHNTILSNTADYGSGIYCEYSDPTISNNAISNNTASFYGGGIYCYYFNPTIINNTISNNIANEGGGIYCSNFNPNIINNKICNNLADNGGGIYCVNSIPTISNNTISNNTANKGGGIYCFYNSNLIITNSTIANNSAVNGGAIYCTNATNPILLNTILWGNTASISGQQLYLSDEDCDPNIYYSNVQGGTASFELNGNFFTGNYSNNINMNPLFVLPSGGSGTGYNGVTANWSLQSTSPCINAGDPVGSYPTSDIAGNPRVVAGTIDIGAYEYQSPTSLTVSYSQTEFAVYPNPTNGKFVIKILDQNSNEGNMEIEILNMLGEVIYSKIFDTKQATYYLDISSTIDGIYFVKVYNKEKYNIEKIVKL, from the coding sequence ATGAAAACAATAATTTTATCTGCTTTATTATTTATAACAACATTAAGTTGTTTTGCTCAAACTATTATTCCTGGTGGAAATATTAGCGGAACTTGGACACTTGTTGGCTCACCTTATTTAATACAAGGAAGTATTCAAGTACCAAACGACTCCACCCTTTCAATTGAACCTGGTGTAACAATAAATTTTCAAGGAACTTACAAGTTGTTTGTGCAAGGAAGGATTATTGCTATTGGCACTTCAACTGATACCATTATTTTTACTGCTGCCAACACTGCTAACGGCTGGCGTGGAATACGCTTTGATAATACACCATCAACAAATGACACCTCAAAATTTATCTGTTGCAAATTGCAATATGGTAAAGCCACAGGCACTGCAACGGATGTGAATGGTGGAGCATTTTACTTTAATAATTTTTCTAAAGTACTTATTTCAAACTGCAATATAACTGACTGCATGGCAAATGGGTCTGGAGGTGGAATTTGTTGCGATAACAAATGCAATCCGATTATAACAAATAACACAATTTTAAACAACACGGCCAACAATGCTTCTGGAGGTGGAATTTGTTGTTTTCTAAGTAGTCCAACTATTTCAAATAATACTATTTCAAATAATCAAGCAGATAATTATGGCGGTGGAATTTATTGCTACGATAACAGCAACCCGACGATTTTAAATAACACAATTTCAAATAATACGGCTGCTAATAATGGCTATGGTGGTGGAATTTACTGCGAACAAAGCAATCCGACTATCTCAAACAACACTATTTCAGGCAACATAACAAGTTATGGTGGTGGAATTTACAGTTTTTACAGCAACCCGAATATTTCACATAACACAATCTTAAGCAATACAGCTGATTATGGCAGTGGAATTTATTGTGAATATAGCGATCCAACTATTTCAAACAACGCTATTTCAAATAACACGGCTTCTTTTTATGGTGGCGGAATTTATTGTTATTACTTCAATCCTACAATTATAAACAACACCATTTCAAACAATATTGCTAATGAAGGAGGTGGAATTTATTGCAGCAATTTCAACCCTAATATTATTAACAATAAAATTTGTAATAACTTAGCTGACAATGGCGGCGGAATTTATTGTGTTAATAGCATTCCAACTATTTCAAATAACACTATTTCAAACAACACCGCTAATAAAGGTGGTGGAATTTATTGTTTTTATAACAGCAATTTAATTATTACAAACTCTACCATTGCAAACAACAGTGCTGTTAATGGCGGTGCAATTTATTGCACAAACGCAACTAACCCTATTTTACTCAATACAATATTATGGGGCAATACTGCCAGTATAAGCGGGCAGCAATTGTATTTAAGTGACGAGGACTGCGATCCCAATATTTATTATTCTAACGTACAGGGTGGTACAGCTAGTTTTGAACTTAACGGTAATTTCTTTACTGGTAATTATTCAAACAATATAAACATGAACCCTCTTTTTGTCTTGCCTTCAGGTGGTAGTGGAACAGGTTATAATGGAGTAACAGCTAATTGGTCTTTGCAAAGTACATCTCCTTGTATCAACGCAGGAGATCCAGTAGGTTCTTATCCTACATCTGATATAGCAGGAAATCCTCGTGTAGTCGCTGGTACAATAGATATTGGTGCATATGAATATCAAAGTCCAACTTCTTTAACAGTTTCTTATTCTCAAACTGAATTTGCTGTTTATCCTAACCCCACAAACGGAAAATTTGTGATCAAAATACTAGATCAAAATAGTAATGAAGGAAATATGGAAATTGAAATTTTGAATATGCTTGGTGAAGTAATTTATTCAAAAATCTTCGACACTAAACAGGCTACCTATTATCTGGACATTTCATCAACTATAGATGGAATCTATTTTGTAAAAGTATATAATAAAGAGAAATATAATATTGAGAAAATTGTTAAATTGTAG
- a CDS encoding methyltransferase domain-containing protein, which translates to MKNKIIYLLIGPKGSGKSYIGSLMEKQFDIKFVRVEDWVKKVKKGRQIDDETYLSDAFKCIENSVRTVLNHNSKIVFESTGLTVYFDQMLSRFREDFKVVTIKIQADIALCLKRVKTRDQSIHINVSDDQVNLLNKQVQAKNIITDHIINNNSKNINELTSEIGIIIKTETQNENPWLNIKFSEYENHMLEVGQAQVLNNLTEEYLKEYKPEYFALIGCSTGNGLEHIDNNITKKVFAIDINPDYLKQTKIRFENKINNITTCCIDLQNEELNLSNIDLAFCGLILEYVDPEILLKKITKTLNKNGKIVLIIQKNKNTSFVSKTKYTSLESLSSIAKEISENTVAIICKKLHLKLIQKKEIQLNEKKSFLVFVYNNPSKY; encoded by the coding sequence TTGAAAAACAAAATTATATATCTCTTAATTGGACCTAAAGGAAGCGGGAAATCATACATTGGTTCATTAATGGAAAAACAATTCGATATTAAATTTGTAAGAGTTGAAGATTGGGTTAAAAAGGTAAAGAAGGGCAGGCAAATTGACGACGAAACTTATTTGAGTGACGCTTTCAAATGCATTGAAAACAGTGTTAGAACTGTTCTTAATCATAATTCAAAAATTGTTTTCGAATCGACTGGGTTAACAGTATATTTTGACCAAATGCTATCCAGATTTAGGGAAGATTTTAAAGTTGTAACTATAAAAATTCAGGCAGACATTGCACTTTGTTTAAAAAGAGTAAAAACAAGAGATCAATCAATTCATATTAATGTTTCTGACGACCAGGTAAATCTTTTAAATAAACAGGTTCAGGCTAAAAACATTATTACTGATCATATAATAAATAACAACAGTAAAAACATTAATGAATTAACTTCTGAAATTGGAATCATCATTAAAACCGAAACACAAAATGAAAATCCCTGGTTAAATATTAAATTTTCCGAATATGAAAATCATATGCTAGAGGTTGGTCAGGCACAGGTTTTAAATAATTTAACTGAAGAATATTTAAAAGAATACAAGCCAGAATACTTTGCATTAATAGGGTGTTCAACCGGAAACGGATTAGAGCATATTGATAATAATATCACAAAAAAAGTATTCGCAATCGACATAAACCCCGATTATTTAAAGCAAACAAAAATACGTTTTGAAAATAAAATTAATAATATAACAACGTGCTGTATTGATTTGCAAAACGAAGAGCTTAACTTATCAAACATAGATTTGGCTTTCTGCGGTCTAATATTAGAATATGTAGATCCTGAAATATTATTAAAGAAAATAACAAAGACTCTTAATAAAAACGGAAAGATTGTTTTGATTATACAAAAGAATAAAAACACTTCATTTGTATCGAAAACAAAATACACATCACTTGAGAGTTTATCGTCAATAGCAAAGGAAATAAGCGAAAATACGGTCGCTATAATTTGCAAAAAACTACATTTAAAACTTATTCAAAAAAAGGAAATTCAGCTTAACGAGAAAAAATCCTTTTTAGTTTTTGTTTATAATAATCCATCTAAATATTAA
- a CDS encoding SRPBCC family protein, giving the protein MEENNKVIITVQTTINAPIEKVWKCWTSPEDIVIWNTASEDWHSPHAENDLRVGGNFNYRMESKDRSMGFDFFGVYNKVITHKLIEYTLGDGRKATVIFKETNNKVEVIEDFEAENENSYELQKIGWQTILNNFRKHTETK; this is encoded by the coding sequence ATGGAAGAAAATAACAAAGTAATAATTACGGTTCAAACAACAATAAATGCACCTATAGAAAAAGTGTGGAAATGTTGGACTAGTCCTGAAGATATTGTAATATGGAATACCGCTTCGGAGGATTGGCATTCTCCACATGCAGAAAATGATTTGCGTGTCGGTGGTAATTTCAATTACAGGATGGAATCTAAAGACAGAAGTATGGGTTTCGATTTTTTCGGAGTATACAACAAAGTGATTACTCATAAATTAATAGAATACACTTTGGGCGATGGAAGAAAAGCAACAGTTATTTTTAAAGAAACAAATAACAAAGTAGAGGTTATTGAAGACTTTGAAGCAGAAAACGAAAATTCATATGAATTACAAAAAATAGGCTGGCAAACAATTCTTAATAATTTCAGAAAGCATACAGAAACAAAATAA
- a CDS encoding DUF1801 domain-containing protein, giving the protein MISKPQNIKEYLDTISADRIDSFLKLRNTILANLPKGFVEELSYGMIGYVVPHSLYPKGYHCNTKLPLPLVNIASQKNFIALYHMGIYASPKLLDWFVSEFPKHCKSKLDMGKSCIRFKKTDEIPYDLIGQLMQKISVEDWINLYEINFVNSKAKTGK; this is encoded by the coding sequence ATGATATCAAAACCTCAAAATATTAAAGAATATCTGGACACTATTTCAGCTGACAGAATTGATTCTTTCTTAAAATTAAGAAATACTATTCTTGCAAATTTACCAAAGGGATTTGTAGAGGAATTAAGTTATGGAATGATAGGATATGTAGTTCCACATAGCTTGTATCCTAAGGGATATCATTGTAACACAAAACTTCCGTTACCTTTAGTAAATATTGCATCACAAAAGAATTTTATCGCCTTGTACCATATGGGAATTTATGCCAGTCCGAAATTGCTTGACTGGTTTGTAAGTGAATTTCCAAAGCATTGCAAATCAAAATTAGATATGGGTAAAAGCTGTATCCGTTTTAAAAAAACCGATGAAATACCCTATGATTTAATAGGTCAGCTAATGCAAAAAATATCTGTTGAAGATTGGATAAATTTGTATGAAATAAATTTTGTTAATTCAAAGGCAAAAACCGGAAAATAA